In a genomic window of Akkermansiaceae bacterium:
- a CDS encoding Gfo/Idh/MocA family oxidoreductase: protein MNTRNTKPNLARRHFIKTSLGAASALGFPTIIPATALGKGGKAAPSERIRIGMVACGNRGRAAHEYAAMPDVEVVALADPNAAQIKQLKSHRNLKGKQFKETADFRTILNEGIDAVHIATADHWHVPALLLAARAGKHAYVEKPLGISVEQCLACQEIIKEQPGLQIQYGTQNRSTAYVRPALELVLNGHIGDIKKITVWAPGGSEGGSNTPSPAPAGFNLDLWLGPAPVVPYCNDRCNPRSPKGNGIYYIYDYAIGFVAGWGAHPIDQLQWWLDENGITIPQEVQATGTFPKAGLFDTMTGWDSELLYSNGMHIRFADDKSIQKYLPKLEKFRPDSHGTLFEGSEGWVYCARHSIQASSRELLGKMKNPGKKRLVHSNGGHFRNFIDAIQGKTKPVSGLASAIRSDITCHLVDLAARHGGTVGWDNTQQTITGNHAAKAAMHRPMREPWNVLNAKYTGITGA from the coding sequence ATGAACACCAGAAACACCAAACCTAACCTCGCACGGCGCCACTTTATCAAGACCTCGCTGGGCGCTGCAAGTGCCCTCGGGTTCCCGACCATCATCCCGGCCACAGCATTGGGAAAAGGAGGTAAAGCCGCGCCGAGTGAACGTATCAGGATAGGCATGGTCGCCTGCGGGAACCGTGGCCGTGCAGCCCACGAATACGCAGCCATGCCAGACGTTGAAGTCGTTGCCTTGGCAGACCCCAACGCCGCACAAATCAAACAGCTCAAGTCGCACCGCAACCTGAAGGGAAAACAGTTCAAAGAGACGGCTGACTTCCGCACCATCCTCAATGAGGGTATCGATGCTGTGCATATCGCGACAGCCGACCACTGGCACGTGCCGGCCCTCCTTCTGGCAGCACGCGCCGGCAAACACGCCTACGTCGAAAAGCCCCTTGGCATCAGTGTTGAGCAGTGTCTTGCCTGCCAGGAAATCATCAAGGAGCAACCCGGCCTCCAGATCCAGTATGGCACTCAGAACCGATCAACCGCCTACGTGCGTCCCGCCCTCGAACTCGTTCTCAACGGCCACATCGGCGACATCAAAAAAATCACCGTCTGGGCACCCGGGGGCAGCGAGGGCGGCAGCAACACCCCTTCACCCGCACCCGCCGGGTTTAATCTCGATCTCTGGCTCGGACCGGCACCCGTGGTTCCTTACTGTAACGACCGCTGCAACCCAAGGAGTCCCAAAGGAAATGGCATCTATTATATCTACGACTACGCGATCGGTTTTGTCGCTGGCTGGGGTGCCCATCCGATCGACCAACTCCAGTGGTGGTTGGACGAAAACGGCATCACAATACCGCAAGAGGTCCAAGCCACGGGAACTTTTCCAAAAGCCGGCCTCTTTGACACCATGACGGGCTGGGATTCCGAGTTACTCTACTCCAACGGGATGCACATCCGCTTTGCAGACGATAAGTCGATCCAAAAATACCTGCCCAAACTCGAAAAATTCCGACCTGACAGTCACGGCACCCTTTTCGAAGGGAGTGAAGGATGGGTCTACTGTGCACGACACAGCATCCAGGCGTCATCGCGGGAACTGCTCGGGAAAATGAAAAACCCGGGCAAGAAACGCCTTGTCCATTCAAACGGGGGGCATTTCCGAAACTTTATTGATGCCATTCAAGGCAAAACCAAACCCGTCTCCGGCCTCGCATCCGCCATCCGCTCGGACATCACCTGTCATCTCGTCGATCTCGCCGCCCGTCACGGTGGCACCGTCGGCTGGGACAACACCCAACAGACGATCACAGGAAACCATGCCGCCAAGGCCGCCATGCACAGGCCGATGAGGGAGCCCTGGAACGTGCTCAACGCCAAGTACACGGGCATCACAGGGGCCTGA